Proteins from one Halopseudomonas pelagia genomic window:
- the rsmI gene encoding 16S rRNA (cytidine(1402)-2'-O)-methyltransferase has product MRCITSCTMVVTSSPGKVMSGTLYVVATPIGNLQDMSPRALDVLRTVALIAAEDTRHSARLLQHFGVSTPTTACHDHNERDKSVRLVERMLAGEDMALISDAGTPLISDPGYHLVRQAREAGVRVCPIPGACALIAALSAAGLPSDRFAFEGFLPAKAHGRRQRLQGLATEPRTWMLYEAPHRLLECLEDMLDIFGPERQVVLARELTKTFETIKGAPIAELVEWVRADSDQQRGECVLIVEAMPAPEESEGLNPEAQRVLDILLSELPVKQAAALAAQITGEKKNRLYQVALGKG; this is encoded by the coding sequence ATGCGCTGCATCACGTCCTGTACAATGGTCGTAACGTCCAGCCCAGGAAAAGTCATGTCCGGTACTCTTTATGTCGTCGCCACGCCAATTGGCAATCTGCAGGATATGTCGCCCAGGGCACTTGATGTATTGCGTACGGTGGCGCTGATCGCAGCCGAAGACACGCGTCACAGTGCGCGCCTGCTGCAGCACTTTGGTGTTTCGACCCCCACCACCGCCTGCCATGACCACAACGAGCGCGACAAAAGCGTGCGCCTGGTCGAACGCATGCTCGCGGGCGAAGACATGGCGCTGATTTCCGATGCGGGCACGCCGTTGATTTCCGACCCTGGCTATCACCTGGTGCGCCAGGCCCGTGAGGCGGGCGTGCGGGTATGCCCGATCCCTGGTGCCTGCGCGCTGATCGCTGCGCTGAGTGCGGCGGGGTTGCCGTCGGACCGCTTTGCCTTTGAAGGTTTTCTGCCGGCCAAGGCGCATGGGCGACGTCAACGGTTGCAGGGCCTGGCCACTGAGCCGCGGACCTGGATGCTCTATGAAGCGCCGCATCGGTTGCTGGAATGCCTGGAAGATATGCTGGATATCTTTGGCCCTGAACGGCAGGTGGTATTGGCGCGCGAGTTGACCAAGACCTTTGAAACCATCAAGGGTGCGCCGATCGCCGAGCTGGTTGAATGGGTGCGCGCGGACTCTGATCAGCAGCGCGGCGAGTGTGTGTTGATTGTCGAGGCGATGCCCGCCCCTGAGGAGAGCGAAGGCTTGAATCCAGAAGCGCAGCGGGTACTGGATATTCTGCTCAGCGAGCTGCCGGTCAAGCAGGCCGCTGCGCTGGCAGCGCAGATCACCGGCGAAAAGAAGAATCGGCTTTACCAGGTAGCCTTGGGCAAGGGTTGA